In a single window of the Pseudodesulfovibrio profundus genome:
- a CDS encoding aminopeptidase, whose protein sequence is MSKKDTLEYEPKSAWEVYAGKKDRKAMDAMAKRYVEFLSECKTERLVMDYVRKKVKKAGFADDLKSSQVYRFNRNKTCFLARKGKRPLSEGFRLLGAHGDCPRLDFKQRPFYEDTDIALAKTHYYGGIRKYHWLAIPLALHGTVVKRDGTEVTVCIGEDPGDPVFTITDLLPHLAAKEMSKKVEDAFEAEKLNIVMGQSPVGKGKKDDEIKAPVKRHLLELLHKKYDIEEADFISAEMQAVPAGPARYVGLDESLIGGYGQDDRSSVFCALEAFLEEPEPEYAQIVLFWDKEEIGSVGATGATSLFFEYCMEELLDSWEPGVRLSKVMLNGSALSADVSAAMDPDFKDVYEPLNAARLGYGPCFNKFTGHRGKVGANDAHPDFIGWLRRIFDDAGIPWHMSELGKVDVGGGGTVAKFLAIYGMDVIDVGVPVLSMHSPFEISSKADIYACTLAFREFLKN, encoded by the coding sequence ATGAGTAAAAAAGACACCCTCGAATACGAACCGAAATCGGCCTGGGAAGTCTATGCCGGTAAAAAAGATCGCAAAGCCATGGATGCCATGGCCAAACGGTATGTGGAATTTCTGAGCGAATGCAAAACCGAACGGCTTGTCATGGACTATGTCCGCAAGAAGGTGAAAAAAGCCGGGTTTGCTGATGATCTCAAGTCGTCGCAGGTGTATCGCTTCAACCGGAACAAGACCTGCTTCCTCGCTCGAAAGGGCAAGCGTCCGCTGAGCGAAGGATTCCGTCTTCTGGGCGCGCATGGCGATTGCCCTCGTCTGGATTTCAAGCAGCGTCCTTTCTATGAAGACACCGACATTGCACTGGCGAAAACCCATTACTACGGTGGTATTCGCAAATACCACTGGCTCGCCATCCCGCTGGCCCTGCACGGAACCGTGGTCAAAAGGGACGGCACCGAAGTAACCGTGTGTATCGGTGAAGATCCGGGCGATCCCGTATTCACCATCACCGACCTGCTGCCGCACCTCGCTGCCAAGGAAATGTCCAAGAAGGTGGAGGATGCCTTTGAGGCCGAAAAGCTCAACATTGTCATGGGGCAATCCCCGGTGGGCAAGGGCAAGAAGGATGATGAGATCAAGGCACCGGTAAAACGTCACCTGCTCGAGTTGCTGCACAAGAAATATGACATTGAGGAAGCCGATTTCATCAGTGCTGAAATGCAGGCTGTTCCGGCAGGTCCGGCCCGGTACGTCGGGTTGGATGAGTCTCTGATCGGCGGGTACGGTCAGGATGACCGGTCCAGCGTATTCTGCGCACTGGAGGCCTTCCTGGAAGAGCCGGAGCCGGAATATGCTCAGATCGTGCTGTTCTGGGACAAGGAAGAGATCGGGTCTGTCGGAGCCACGGGCGCTACCTCGCTGTTCTTCGAGTACTGCATGGAAGAACTGCTGGATTCCTGGGAACCCGGTGTCCGTCTTTCCAAGGTCATGCTCAACGGTTCGGCCCTGTCTGCGGATGTTTCCGCTGCCATGGACCCGGATTTCAAGGATGTGTACGAACCGCTCAATGCGGCACGACTCGGCTATGGTCCCTGCTTCAACAAGTTCACGGGACACCGGGGCAAGGTCGGCGCGAACGATGCGCACCCCGATTTCATCGGCTGGCTGCGACGCATTTTCGATGACGCGGGAATTCCGTGGCACATGTCCGAACTGGGCAAGGTGGACGTCGGAGGCGGCGGTACCGTTGCCAAGTTCCTCGCCATCTACGGCATGGATGTCATTGACGTCGGTGTGCCGGTGCTCTCCATGCACTCACCCTTCGAGATATCGTCCAAGGCGGATATCTACGCCTGCACGCTGGCTTTCAGGGAGTTCCTGAAAAACTAG
- the murA gene encoding UDP-N-acetylglucosamine 1-carboxyvinyltransferase, protein MDKLIIEGGVPLQGSIQVSGAKNAALPILMACLLAEGTVNLSNVPRLADIHTSLKLLNILGCETTFDGNDATSTCNGLKPEAPYELVKTMRASVLCLGPLLARLGEARVALPGGCAIGARPVDLHLRGMERMGATFELTEGYIKGYCPEGLKGAHITLDFPTVGGTENLIMAACLAEGTTILENAAREPEVEDLANFLNAMGAKITGHGTSVITIEGVSSLKGCDYRVMPDRIEAGTYMVAAAITGGELKILDCPISAMDSVSSKLREMGVSIEEEEGGVLVRRANGLLKNVDVTTLPHPGFPTDMQAQLMALMCFGQGAGTIEEKIFENRFMHVLELVRLGADVRLKGRTAMVHGVGKLTGAPVMASDLRASASLVLAGLAAGGSTTVERIYHLDRGYENIEAKLSGVGARIKRVKA, encoded by the coding sequence ATGGATAAACTTATCATTGAAGGCGGGGTCCCTCTGCAAGGTTCTATTCAGGTCAGCGGAGCGAAAAATGCTGCTCTGCCAATACTTATGGCATGCCTTCTTGCGGAAGGCACGGTCAACCTGAGTAATGTTCCAAGACTTGCGGATATTCACACGTCGCTCAAGCTGCTCAACATTCTGGGCTGCGAAACCACCTTCGACGGCAATGATGCGACCTCCACCTGCAATGGCCTCAAACCTGAAGCTCCCTATGAGCTGGTCAAGACCATGCGCGCTTCCGTTCTTTGCCTCGGCCCGCTGCTGGCTCGCCTCGGCGAAGCCCGCGTCGCGTTGCCGGGTGGTTGTGCCATCGGTGCGCGTCCCGTCGATCTGCACCTCCGCGGCATGGAGCGAATGGGTGCCACGTTCGAGCTGACCGAAGGGTATATCAAGGGATACTGCCCTGAAGGCCTCAAAGGCGCACACATCACCCTCGACTTTCCCACCGTGGGCGGCACCGAGAACCTGATCATGGCTGCATGTCTCGCCGAGGGCACCACCATTCTGGAAAACGCCGCTCGTGAGCCAGAAGTCGAAGATCTTGCCAACTTCCTCAATGCCATGGGCGCCAAGATTACCGGACACGGTACCTCGGTCATCACCATCGAAGGTGTGTCCTCCCTCAAGGGGTGCGACTACCGGGTCATGCCCGACCGCATCGAGGCCGGAACCTACATGGTTGCCGCAGCCATCACCGGCGGTGAATTGAAAATTCTTGATTGTCCTATCAGCGCCATGGATTCCGTCAGCTCCAAGCTGCGCGAAATGGGCGTTTCGATTGAGGAGGAAGAAGGGGGCGTTCTGGTGCGCAGGGCTAACGGTTTGCTCAAGAACGTTGATGTTACGACCCTGCCGCATCCCGGTTTCCCAACAGACATGCAGGCCCAGCTCATGGCCCTGATGTGCTTTGGACAGGGAGCGGGTACCATCGAAGAGAAAATCTTCGAGAACCGTTTCATGCACGTGCTGGAATTGGTCCGCCTTGGTGCGGATGTCCGCTTGAAAGGGCGCACGGCCATGGTACACGGTGTTGGCAAGTTGACCGGTGCTCCGGTCATGGCTTCCGACCTTCGCGCCAGTGCTTCGCTCGTGCTTGCCGGTCTGGCAGCCGGTGGCAGCACCACGGTTGAACGCATTTACCATCTCGATCGCGGGTACGAAAACATCGAAGCCAAACTCTCCGGCGTCGGCGCCCGCATCAAACGGGTTAAGGCATAA
- the selA gene encoding L-seryl-tRNA(Sec) selenium transferase produces MSELYRHLPSMDQILDELTKDEDIAALPRPLVKDQADAFLNVCREEIRSGAVTTADQLELKAVLPRMIAYVRAHSRPHFRRVLNATGVVVHTNLGRSLLARSAIEAVTEACGHYSNCEFDLSTGQRGSRYSHVEQILCDITGAEAALVVNNNAAAVFIMLETLAKGKEVIVSRGQLVEIGGSFRIPDVMTKSGATLHEVGATNRAHVHDYENAINEDTGALMRVHTSNFRIVGFTKEVSLPDMRKLGDKYNLPVIEDLGSGSLYSLKGEGLMGEPTVQEVVAQGADVVSFSGDKVLGGPQAGIIVGRKKYIDRIKKNPVNRAMRIDKMTLAALEATLRLYLDMDVARRKIPTLRMITASQESLKSKARRLADAIRSELGVKATVAMKKGFSRVGGGAFPEYDLPGTMITLVVDGVDAEDLREELLNTDPPLVARIEDDLFLLDPRTLTSTELKLAASALRQAVDSLQ; encoded by the coding sequence ATGAGTGAATTATACCGACACCTCCCGTCCATGGATCAGATTCTGGACGAATTGACCAAGGATGAAGATATCGCCGCCTTGCCTCGCCCGCTGGTGAAGGATCAGGCCGATGCGTTTCTGAATGTTTGCCGTGAGGAAATCCGGTCCGGTGCCGTAACCACGGCTGATCAACTGGAGTTGAAGGCTGTGCTTCCGCGCATGATCGCGTACGTCCGCGCCCATTCCAGACCGCATTTTCGGCGGGTGCTCAATGCCACAGGCGTTGTGGTGCATACCAACTTGGGGCGCTCCTTGCTGGCACGTTCGGCCATCGAAGCGGTTACCGAGGCATGTGGACATTACTCAAACTGTGAGTTCGATCTTTCAACAGGACAGCGTGGCAGCCGGTACTCACATGTGGAGCAGATTCTGTGTGATATCACCGGAGCCGAGGCCGCCCTTGTGGTCAATAACAATGCCGCTGCGGTTTTCATCATGCTCGAAACCCTTGCCAAGGGGAAAGAGGTCATCGTGTCCCGCGGGCAGTTGGTGGAGATCGGCGGTTCGTTCCGCATACCGGATGTCATGACCAAATCCGGCGCGACCTTGCACGAGGTCGGAGCCACCAATCGTGCGCACGTTCATGATTACGAAAACGCCATCAACGAGGACACCGGCGCGCTGATGCGGGTACATACTTCCAACTTCCGTATCGTGGGCTTCACCAAGGAGGTCAGCCTGCCGGATATGCGCAAGCTGGGCGACAAATACAATCTGCCGGTCATCGAAGACCTGGGAAGCGGCTCTCTCTATTCATTGAAGGGTGAGGGCTTGATGGGTGAGCCGACCGTGCAGGAAGTGGTTGCGCAGGGTGCTGACGTTGTATCGTTCTCCGGCGACAAGGTGCTCGGCGGACCGCAGGCCGGTATCATTGTTGGTCGCAAGAAGTACATTGATCGTATCAAGAAGAATCCGGTCAACAGAGCCATGCGCATCGACAAGATGACCCTGGCCGCCCTTGAGGCGACCCTGAGGCTCTATCTCGATATGGATGTGGCCCGACGCAAGATTCCGACGCTGCGCATGATCACCGCTTCACAGGAATCGCTCAAAAGCAAGGCCAGAAGGTTGGCGGATGCCATTCGCTCAGAGCTGGGCGTCAAGGCAACCGTAGCCATGAAGAAAGGATTTTCCCGAGTGGGTGGCGGTGCGTTCCCCGAATACGATCTTCCCGGAACCATGATCACACTGGTAGTGGACGGTGTTGATGCCGAGGACCTGCGTGAGGAATTGCTCAATACCGATCCGCCTCTGGTTGCGCGCATCGAGGACGATCTGTTCCTGCTCGATCCGCGCACACTGACCTCTACAGAATTGAAACTGGCTGCGTCCGCTCTGCGGCAGGCCGTGGACTCTTTGCAATAA
- the selB gene encoding selenocysteine-specific translation elongation factor, with the protein MPVIMGTAGHIDHGKTTLVKALTGIDCDRLSEEKKRGITIELGFAHLDLGEGDRVGIVDVPGHEKFVKNMVAGATGVDFVTLVIAADEGIMPQTREHLEICQLLGVKTGLVALTKADMVDDEWLDMVKEEVADYLEPTFLGGAPIIPVSAHTGAGIDELKGAIRTLLSEYKPKRRSDLFRLPADRVFSMKGHGTVITGTMISGSISIGEDVLLYPREVESKVRGLQSHGETVETAEAGKRTAVNLHGLEVDDIRRGDVLARPGTLFPSDVWDIELTVLESSHIPLKHRREIHFHHGAREVLARIFLLDREELLPGETAVCQVRFIEPLAGVYDDRIVLRSFSPLRAFAGGRVIGPVGHKIKRFSDQVDMLGQLAAEDPAEVAAAQLELAGPTGRTFNELLTMTNMESKALEKTLGVLGGQQKAILFDKETRRYGGGELARRLSDELLAFLGDFHKKHSMKPGVQRGELASSWGKALPQKFFHFIVERLLKQGDIVAEQEVLRLKDHKVSMASDQAKVREIILGAYKEGGFTPPNLKDVLEQLNMDFKEAAPVFRVLQEQGELIRVKDDMYYHAAALNDIKARMLAFFADSQEMSAPDFKGVTGLSRKYLIPVLEYFDKEKVTVRVGDVRHLRKRS; encoded by the coding sequence ATGCCAGTTATCATGGGAACAGCCGGACATATCGATCACGGCAAGACGACACTCGTCAAAGCCTTGACCGGCATTGATTGCGACCGGTTGTCCGAGGAAAAAAAGCGGGGCATCACCATTGAGCTCGGTTTTGCTCATCTCGATCTGGGCGAAGGGGATCGCGTCGGCATCGTGGATGTTCCGGGCCACGAGAAATTCGTCAAGAATATGGTCGCTGGTGCCACTGGCGTCGACTTTGTCACGCTGGTTATCGCTGCCGACGAAGGGATCATGCCCCAGACTCGGGAACACCTGGAAATTTGTCAGTTGCTTGGCGTGAAAACAGGTCTTGTGGCGTTGACCAAGGCGGACATGGTCGATGACGAGTGGCTGGATATGGTCAAAGAGGAAGTGGCCGACTATCTTGAACCCACGTTCCTTGGTGGTGCGCCGATTATTCCGGTTTCTGCTCATACCGGCGCAGGCATCGACGAACTCAAGGGCGCAATCCGCACCTTGCTTTCCGAGTACAAGCCCAAACGCCGTTCCGATTTGTTCCGGCTTCCGGCTGACCGTGTTTTTTCCATGAAAGGGCATGGCACCGTCATCACGGGAACCATGATCTCCGGCTCCATCTCCATAGGTGAGGATGTTTTGCTGTATCCTCGCGAAGTCGAGAGCAAGGTGCGCGGCCTGCAATCCCATGGCGAAACCGTGGAGACCGCCGAGGCAGGCAAGCGGACCGCCGTGAACCTGCACGGCCTGGAAGTGGACGATATCAGGCGCGGTGACGTGTTGGCCCGTCCCGGCACGCTGTTTCCGTCCGATGTCTGGGATATCGAGTTGACGGTATTGGAGTCCTCGCACATCCCGCTGAAGCATCGTCGGGAGATACATTTTCATCATGGCGCACGTGAAGTGCTGGCCCGGATTTTCCTGCTCGATCGTGAGGAGTTGCTGCCGGGGGAGACCGCTGTGTGTCAGGTTCGCTTCATCGAACCGCTGGCCGGTGTCTATGATGACCGTATTGTGCTGCGTTCCTTTTCTCCGCTCCGGGCATTTGCCGGTGGGCGCGTCATCGGCCCGGTGGGGCACAAGATCAAGCGTTTTTCCGATCAGGTGGACATGCTCGGGCAACTGGCTGCCGAGGACCCTGCCGAAGTTGCTGCCGCCCAGTTGGAGCTGGCTGGCCCGACAGGTCGCACCTTCAATGAACTGCTGACCATGACCAACATGGAATCCAAGGCCCTTGAAAAAACACTGGGCGTTCTTGGCGGGCAGCAGAAGGCTATTCTCTTTGACAAGGAGACCCGCCGATACGGTGGCGGGGAACTGGCACGTCGTCTATCGGATGAGCTGCTGGCGTTCCTTGGAGATTTTCACAAGAAGCATTCCATGAAGCCCGGCGTCCAGCGAGGCGAACTGGCCTCTTCGTGGGGGAAGGCGCTTCCGCAGAAGTTTTTTCACTTCATTGTGGAGCGACTGCTCAAACAGGGCGATATCGTTGCCGAGCAGGAAGTCCTGCGGCTCAAGGATCACAAGGTGTCCATGGCTTCGGATCAGGCCAAGGTGCGCGAGATCATCCTCGGTGCATACAAGGAGGGTGGGTTTACTCCGCCGAATCTGAAGGATGTGCTGGAACAACTCAATATGGATTTCAAGGAAGCCGCACCGGTCTTTCGTGTGCTACAGGAACAGGGCGAGCTGATTCGTGTTAAAGACGACATGTACTACCACGCAGCAGCGCTGAACGATATCAAGGCCCGTATGCTGGCGTTCTTTGCGGATTCGCAGGAAATGAGCGCTCCGGATTTCAAGGGCGTGACAGGGTTGTCCCGCAAGTACCTGATTCCGGTGCTGGAATATTTTGATAAGGAAAAGGTGACGGTGCGCGTCGGTGATGTGCGTCACCTGAGGAAACGTTCTTGA